A genomic region of Arachis hypogaea cultivar Tifrunner chromosome 5, arahy.Tifrunner.gnm2.J5K5, whole genome shotgun sequence contains the following coding sequences:
- the LOC112800186 gene encoding protein decapping 5-like, whose protein sequence is MATESAVKGPPSNSPGDSYIGSFISLLSKSEIRYEGILYFLNVHDSTIGLKNVRSYGTEGRRKDGPQIPPSEKVYEYILFRGNDIKNLQIKSPPTSAKSEEQIHNDPAIIQSQLNSTAASFGGRNSTESIQRQDSVDMFSKAIPIGLLSSQSATQLNPSDQSAATQIAGHPSFSTSMYLNGHSGISSNNSNSLLHPGLLQLPSMVASPLPYQSWMQTPETEVPNKVGWTPLSDYGLPVSSTNTSLVNQTRSPSPNPLQISDSLDVNSLLPTKAPMPYPTPMTFDGSNIPSFSSPLQEINSIDNQISEKICPDPRSIYLGHAFHHPSSFVGYSSGPLPIPPSLLTPDQFAHPRENVSPLTQNLTPNQKDMGSLIPTSSNSSVLMPSIVSQAPLLPLPTLVPKPHSIASQFNEEFDFEAMNEKFNKDEVWGSLGKATMNIEGVDDNASSISSGDKDSQGKTPSPKSAYKKDDFFDTISCNSASSGRNGQHRLSERIKLDTETFGNFQHRPNFGYGGGRGMNFRGSNNWGRGYGYGRRGRGPNFHRF, encoded by the exons ATGGCGACTGAATCTGCCGTGAAAGGACCTCCGTCGAATAGTCCCGGTGATTCGTACATAGGAAGCTTCATAAGCTTGCTTTCCAAGAGCGAGATTCGTTACGAGGGCATTCTCTATTTCCTCAACGTTCATGATTCCACCATCGGCTTGAAGAACG TTAGATCCTATGGAACAGAGGGGAGAAGAAAAGATGGTCCACAAATTCCTCCAAGTGAGAAGGTTTATGAATACATTCTTTTTCGAGGAAATGACATTAAG AATTTGCAGATCAAGTCTCCCCCAACATCTGCCAAATCAGAAGAGCAGATACATAATGATCCAGCTATTATACAA TCACAGCTAAACTCTACAGCAGCCTCATTTGGTGGGAGAAATTCGACAGAATCTATTCAAAGGCAGGATAGTGTTGATATGTTTAGTAAAGCTATCCCTATTGGGTTGCTGTCATCTCAGTCTGCAACTCAGCTAAACCCTTCAGATCAGTCTGCTGCTACTCAAATTGCTGGTCATCcatccttttccacatcaatgtATTTGAACGGACACAGTGGAATATCAAGCAATAACTCTAATTCTCTGCTACATCCCGGTCTTCTTCAATTGCCGTCAATGGTAGCATCACCTTTACCTTACCAAAGTTGGATGCAAACTCCGGAAACTGAGGTTCCTAACAAAGTGGGATGGACACCTTTATCAGACTATGGTCTTCCTGTATCTTCTACTAATACTTCTCTTGTAAATCAAACTCGCTCTCCATCTCCTAACCCTTTACAAATTTCTGATTCACTTGATGTTAATTCCCTCTTACCTACTAAGGCACCCATGCCATATCCTACGCCCATGACTTTTGATGGATCAAACATACCTTCATTTTCTTCACCTCTCCAAGAAATAAATTCTATTGATAACCAAATATCTGAAAAAATTTGCCCTGACCCAAGGTCAATTTATCTTGGACATGCCTTTCATCATCCTTCTTCATTTGTAGGTTACAGTTCAGGCCCCTTGCCAATACCTCCATCTTTGTTAACTCCAGATCAATTTGCACATCCCAGAGAAAATGTATCTCCTTTAACACAGAATTTGACCCCTAATCAGAAAGATATGGGTTCTTTGATTCCAACATCTTCTAATTCCTCTGTATTGATGCCTTCTATAGTGTCTCAAGCACCACTACTGCCATTACCAACTTTAGTGCCAAAG CCTCACTCAATAGCTTCCCAGTTCAATGAAGAGTTTGATTTTGAGGCCATGAATGAAAAATTCAATAAAGATGAAGTATGGGGTTCTCTTGGAAAGGCAACTATGAACATAGAAGGAGTGGATGACAATGCTTCTTCTATCAGTTCAGGCGACAAAGACAGTCAAGGGAAGACACCAAGTCCCAAG TCTGCATACAAGAAAGATGACTTTTTTGACACAATTTCCTGCAACTCTGCGAGTAGTGGAAGGAATGGACAACACCGTTTATCTGAGAGAATAAAACTGGATACCGAG ACGTTTGGCAATTTCCAACACAGGCCTAATTTTGGCTATGGTGGTGGTCGCGGTATGAATTTCAGAGGCTCAAATAATTGGGGAAGAGGTTATGGTTATGGTAGGAGAGGACGTGGCCCAAACTTTCATCGTTTCTAG